One part of the Arabidopsis thaliana chromosome 1 sequence genome encodes these proteins:
- a CDS encoding uncharacterized protein (unknown protein; FUNCTIONS IN: molecular_function unknown; INVOLVED IN: biological_process unknown; LOCATED IN: endomembrane system; Has 66 Blast hits to 66 proteins in 21 species: Archae - 0; Bacteria - 0; Metazoa - 6; Fungi - 4; Plants - 51; Viruses - 0; Other Eukaryotes - 5 (source: NCBI BLink).): MEVNLVLLLCIALIFVADTKVDGEAQVVVSNSNLTDTRFGGGSENVTDSSSKSIITIDHSKNSTNDDDTQLGDGSKMIGSDSSKSDQGKIASDESDKEEEEAVSKNSSRKKQGFHGEECDPSNMCIDDEHEFSACLRVPGNDAPHLSLLIQNKGKRALIVTITAPVFVRLEKDKVQLLQNEDIKVKVSIKKGGSNDSAIVLASSKGRCRLELKDLAAAAHETESDDTVSVSRPSILNISSRTLIVIIMISFLVLSLVIIPVIIHVYKNKSRGNNKYQRLDMELPVSNPALVTKSDQESGDDGWNNNWGDDWDDENGGGDEEQPNTPVLPLTPSLSSRGLAPRRLSKEGWKD; encoded by the exons ATGGAGGTGAATCTCGTTTTGCTTCTGTGTATAGCTTTGATCTTCGTCGCTGATACTAAG GTTGATGGAGAGGCACAAGTTGTTGTCTCGAATTCGAATTTGACAGATACAAGATTTGGTGGTGGCTCTGAAAATGTTactgattcttcttctaagaGTATAATTACTATAGATCATTCCAAAAACTCGactaatgatgatgatacacaGTTGGGTGATGGATCTAAGATGATTGGTAGTGATAGTAGTAAGAGTGACCAAGGGAAGATAGCTAGTGATGAGAGTGAtaaggaagaggaggaggctGTGAGCAAGAATTCTTCAAGGAAGAAACAAGGGTTTCATGGTGAGGAATGTGATCCATCTAATATGTGTATAGATGATGAACATGAGTTTTCCGCTTGTCTGCGAGTTCCGGGTAACG ATGCTCCTCATCTCTCACTTTTGATTCAGAACAAAGGCAAAAGGGCTTTGATTGTTACGATAACTGCTCCGGTTTTTGTTCGGTTAGAGAAAGATAAAGTCCAGCTTCTGCAAAACGAAGACATAAAG gtGAAAGTTTCTATTAAGAAGGGAGGGTCCAACGATAGCGCAATCGTACTAGCTTCCAGTAAAGGACGTTGCAGGCTTGAATTAAAGGATTTGGCAGCAGCAGCACATGAAACAGAAAGCGATGATACAGTTTCTGTTTCTCGTCCTTCTATTCTCAATATCAGTTCGCGAACactcatcgtcatcatcatgatcTCCTTCCTCGTACTCTCCCTTGTCATCATCCCGGTGATCATTCATGTTTACAAGAACAAGTCACGGGGAAACAACAAATACCAGAGGCTAGATATGGAATTGCCAGTCTCTAACCCCGCATTGGTGACAAAATCTGACCAAGAAAGTGGTGATGATGGATGGAACAATAACTGGGGAGATGATTGGGACGATGAAAATGGTGGTGGAGACGAAGAACAGCCGAATACTCCGGTGTTACCACTCACACCGAGCCTCTCCTCTAGAGGGCTTGCTCCGAGAAGACTCAGTAAAGAAGGCTGGAAAGATTAG